From one Sciurus carolinensis chromosome 9, mSciCar1.2, whole genome shotgun sequence genomic stretch:
- the Tnk2 gene encoding activated CDC42 kinase 1 isoform X3, whose protein sequence is MPAARRFPGLELSFPLLARLRRRLYTRLGSSSMQPEEGTGWLLELLSEVQLQQYFLRLRDDLNVTRLSHFEYVKNEDLEKIGMGRPGQRRLWEAVKRRKAMCKRKSWMSKVFSGKRLEAEFPPHHSQSTFRKPSPTPGGPVGEGPLQSLTCLIGEKDLRLLEKLGDGSFGVVRRGEWDAPAGKTVSVAVKCLKPDVLSQPEAMDDFIREVNAMHSLDHRNLIRLYGVVLTPPMKMVTELAPLGSLLDRLRKHQGHFLLGTLSRYAVQVAEGMGYLESKRFIHRDLAARNLLLATRDLVKIGDFGLMRALPQNDDHYVMQEHRKVPFAWCAPESLKTRTFSHASDTWMFGVTLWEMFTYGQEPWIGLNGSQILHKIDKEGERLPRPEDCPQDIYNVMVQCWAHKPEDRPTFVALRDFLLEAQPTDMRALQDFEEPDKLHIQMNDVITVIEGRAENYWWRGQNTRTLCVGPFPRNVVTSVAGLSAQDISQPLQNSFIHTGHGDSDPRHCWGFPDRIDELYLGNPMDPPDLLSVELSTSRPTQHLGRVKREPPPRPPQPAIFTQKPTYDPVSEDQDLLSGDFKRLGLRKPGLPRGLWLSKPSARVPGTKAGRSSGGEVTLIDFGEEPVIPASRPCAPSLAQLAMDACSLLDKTPPQSPTRALPRPLHPTPVVDWDARPLPPPPTYDDVAQDEDDFEVCSINSTLVGAGLSAGPSQGETNYAFVPEQGRLPPALEDNLFLPPQGGGKPPSLAQTSEIFQALQQECMRQLQVPTGSLAPSPSPGADDKPQVPPRVPIPPRPTRPRVELSPAPSGEEEIGRWPGPASPPRIPPREPLSPQGSRTPSPLVPPGSSPLPLRLSSSPGKTMPTTQSFASDPKYATPQVIQAPGPRAGPCILPIVRDGKKVSNTHYYLLPERPPYLERYQRYLHEAQSPEDPAPLPVPLLLPPPSTPAPAAPTATVRPMPQAAPDPKANFSTNNSNLGARPPALRATARLPQRGCPGDGPEAGRPADKIQMLQAMVHGVTTEECQAALQSHGWSVQRAAQYLKVEQLFGLGLRPRVECHKVLEMFDWNLEQAGCHLLGSCGPAHHKR, encoded by the exons ATGCCGGCAGCTCGTCGTTTTCCTGGCCTAgagctctccttccctctcctggcCAGACTGCGGCGACGACTGTACACA AGACTGGGGAGCAGCAGCATGCAGCCAGAGGAGGGCACAGGTTGGTTGCTGGAGCTGCTGTCTGAGGTGCAGCTACAGCAATACTTCCTACGGCTCCGGGATGACCTCAATGTTACCCGCCTGTCCCACTTTGAATATGTTAAGAATGAGGACCTGGAGAAGATTGGCATGGGCCGGCCCG GCCAACGACGGCTATGGGAAGCCGTGAAGAGGAGGAAAGCCATGTGCAAACGCAAGTCTTGGATGAGTAAG GTATTCAGTGGAAAGCGACTGGAGGCAGAGTTTCCCCCTCATCACTCTCAGAGCACCTTCCGGAAGCCCTCGCCCACCCCTGGAGGCCCAGTGGGTGAGGGGCCTCTGCAAAGCCTCACCTGCCTCATTGGGGAAAAAGACCTGCGCCTCCTTGAGAAGCTGGGAGATGGCTCCTTTGGCGTGGTGCGCAGGGGCGAGTGGGACGCCCCTGCAGGGAAGACG GTGAGTGTGGCTGTAAAGTGCCTGAAGCCAGATGTGCTGAGCCAGCCAGAGGCCATGGATGACTTCATCCGGGAGGTCAATGCCATGCATTCACTTGACCACCGAAACCTCATTCGCCTCTATGGTGTAGTGCTTACACCGCCCATGAAGATG GTGACAGAGCTGGCACCTCTGGGATCCCTGTTGGACAGACTACGTAAGCATCAGGGTCACTTCCTCCTGGGGACTCTGAGCCGCTATGCTGTGCAGGTGGCTGAAGGCATGGGCTACCTGGAGTCCAAGCGCTTTATTCACCGTGACCTGGCTGCCCGAAATCTGCTATTGGCTACCCGTGACTTGGTCAAGATTGGGGACTTTGGACTGATGCGAGCACTACCCCAGAATGATGACCACTATGTCATGCAGGAACATCGCAAGGTGCCCTTTGCCTG GTGTGCCCCTGAAAGCCTGAAGACACGTACCTTCTCCCATGCCAGTGACACCTGGATGTTTGGGGTCACATTGTGGGAGATGTTCACCTATGGCCAAGAGCCCTGGATTGGCCTCAATGGCAGTCAG ATCCTGCATAAGATTGATAAGGAGGGGGAGCGACTACCCCGGCCTGAGGACTGCCCCCAGGACATCTATAATGTCATGGTCCAGTGCTGGGCCCATAAGCCAGAAGACAGACCCACGTTTGTGGCCCTGCGGGACTTCCTGCTGGAG gcccagcccactgATATGCGGGCCCTTCAGGACTTTGAGGAACCTGACAAGCTGCACATCCAGATGAATGATGTCATCACTGTCATTGAGGGAAG GGCTGAGAACTACTGGTGGCGTGGACAGAACACACGGACACTGTGCGTGGGACCCTTTCCTCGCAATGTGGTGACCTCCGTGGCTGGCCTGTCAGCCCAGGACATTAGCCAGCCCCTACAGAATAGCTTCATCCACACAGGGCATGGCGACAGTGACCCTCGCCACTGCTGGGGCTTCCCTGACAGGATTGATGA ACTCTATCTGGGAAACCCCATGGATCCTCCCGACCTGCTGAGTGTGGAACTGAGCACCTCCCGACCCACCCAGCACCTAGGAAGGGTGAAAA GGGAGCCTCCACCTCGCCCACCTCAGCCTGCCATCTTCACTCAGA AACCAACCTATGACCCTGTGAGTGAGGACCAAGACCTACTATCTGGTGACTTCAAGAGGCTGGGCCTGCGGAAGCCAGGTCTGCCCCGAGGGCTGTGGCTGTCAAAGCCCTCAGCCCGGGTGCCAGGCACCAAGGCAGGCCGAAGCAGTGGTGGCGAGGTCACACTCATTGACTTTGGCGAGGAGCCTGTGATTCCAGCCTCTCGGCCCTGTGCACCCTCTCTGGCACAGCTGGCCATGGACGCCTGCTCCTTGCTGGACAAGACCCCTCCACAGAGTCCTACACGGGCACTGCCACGACCCCTGCATCCCACGCCTGTGGTGGATTGGGATGCACGCCCGCTTCCTCCGCCCCCTACCTATGATGATGTGGCCCAAGACGAAGATGACTTTGAGGTCTGCTCCATCAACAGCACCCTGGTGGGTGCAGGGCTTTCAGCTGGGCCTAGCCAGGGAGAGACCAATTATGCCTTTGTGCCAGAGCAGGGGCGGCTCCCCCCTGCCCTGGAGGACAACCTGTTCCTCCCACCTCAGGGTGGGGGCAAGCCTCCCAGCTTGGCCCAGACCTCAGAGATCTTCCAGGCACTGCAGCAGGAGTGTATGCGGCAGCTGCAGGTCCCAACCGGTTCACTGGCCCCTTCACCCAGCCCAGGGGCTGATGATAAGCCTCAGGTGCCTCCACGGGTGCCCATCCCCCCTCGGCCCACACGCCCACGTGTTGAGCTATCTCCAGCCCCCTCAGGTGAGGAAGAGATAGGTCGTTGGCCTggacctgcctctcctccccgCATACCTCCCCGAGAACCTCTGTCCCCTCAAGGCTCGAGGACCCCCAGCCCCCTGGTACCACCTGGCAGTTCCCCGCTGCCACTCCGGCTCTCAAGCTCACCTGGGAAGACCATGCCCACCACCCAGAGCTTTGCCTCAGACCCCAAGTATGCTACACCCCAGGTGATCCAGGCTCCTGGCCCACGCGCAGGTCCCTGCATCTTGCCCATTGTCCGGGATGGCAAGAAGGTCAGCAACACCCACTATTACTTGTTGCCTGAGCGCCCACCCTACTTGGAGCGCTACCAGCGTTACCTGCACGAGGCCCAGAGCCCTGAAGATCCGGCCCCTCTGCCTGTACCCCTGCTATTGCCCCCGCCCagcaccccagcccctgctgccccCACTGCCACTGTTCGACCAATGCCCCAGGCTGCCCCAGACCCCAAGGCCAACTTCTCCACCAACAACAGCAACCTAGGTGCCCGGCCACCAGCCCTGAGGGCCACTGCTCGGCTTCCACAGAGGGGCTGCCCTGGGGATGGGCCAGAGGCTGGACGGCCAGCAGACAAGATCCAGATG CTACAGGCCATGGTGCATGGGGTGACCACAGAGGAGTGCCAGGCGGCCCTGCAGAGCCACGGCTGGAGCGTGCAGAGGGCTGCCCAGTATCTGAAG GTGGAGCAGCTCTTTGGGCTCGGTCTACGGCCACGAGTGGAGTGCCACAAAGTGCTAGAGATGTTCGACTGGAACCTAGAGCAAGCTGGCTGTCACCTTCTGGGCTCCTGTGGCCCTGCCCACCACAA GCGCTGA
- the Tnk2 gene encoding activated CDC42 kinase 1 isoform X5 — MQPEEGTGWLLELLSEVQLQQYFLRLRDDLNVTRLSHFEYVKNEDLEKIGMGRPGQRRLWEAVKRRKAMCKRKSWMSKVFSGKRLEAEFPPHHSQSTFRKPSPTPGGPVGEGPLQSLTCLIGEKDLRLLEKLGDGSFGVVRRGEWDAPAGKTVSVAVKCLKPDVLSQPEAMDDFIREVNAMHSLDHRNLIRLYGVVLTPPMKMVTELAPLGSLLDRLRKHQGHFLLGTLSRYAVQVAEGMGYLESKRFIHRDLAARNLLLATRDLVKIGDFGLMRALPQNDDHYVMQEHRKVPFAWCAPESLKTRTFSHASDTWMFGVTLWEMFTYGQEPWIGLNGSQILHKIDKEGERLPRPEDCPQDIYNVMVQCWAHKPEDRPTFVALRDFLLEAQPTDMRALQDFEEPDKLHIQMNDVITVIEGRAENYWWRGQNTRTLCVGPFPRNVVTSVAGLSAQDISQPLQNSFIHTGHGDSDPRHCWGFPDRIDELYLGNPMDPPDLLSVELSTSRPTQHLGRVKREPPPRPPQPAIFTQSKWGCSGCLGPCPRPLSSLTSPLFLEEPTYDPVSEDQDLLSGDFKRLGLRKPGLPRGLWLSKPSARVPGTKAGRSSGGEVTLIDFGEEPVIPASRPCAPSLAQLAMDACSLLDKTPPQSPTRALPRPLHPTPVVDWDARPLPPPPTYDDVAQDEDDFEVCSINSTLVGAGLSAGPSQGETNYAFVPEQGRLPPALEDNLFLPPQGGGKPPSLAQTSEIFQALQQECMRQLQVPTGSLAPSPSPGADDKPQVPPRVPIPPRPTRPRVELSPAPSGEEEIGRWPGPASPPRIPPREPLSPQGSRTPSPLVPPGSSPLPLRLSSSPGKTMPTTQSFASDPKYATPQVIQAPGPRAGPCILPIVRDGKKVSNTHYYLLPERPPYLERYQRYLHEAQSPEDPAPLPVPLLLPPPSTPAPAAPTATVRPMPQAAPDPKANFSTNNSNLGARPPALRATARLPQRGCPGDGPEAGRPADKIQMLQAMVHGVTTEECQAALQSHGWSVQRAAQYLKVEQLFGLGLRPRVECHKVLEMFDWNLEQAGCHLLGSCGPAHHKR; from the exons ATGCAGCCAGAGGAGGGCACAGGTTGGTTGCTGGAGCTGCTGTCTGAGGTGCAGCTACAGCAATACTTCCTACGGCTCCGGGATGACCTCAATGTTACCCGCCTGTCCCACTTTGAATATGTTAAGAATGAGGACCTGGAGAAGATTGGCATGGGCCGGCCCG GCCAACGACGGCTATGGGAAGCCGTGAAGAGGAGGAAAGCCATGTGCAAACGCAAGTCTTGGATGAGTAAG GTATTCAGTGGAAAGCGACTGGAGGCAGAGTTTCCCCCTCATCACTCTCAGAGCACCTTCCGGAAGCCCTCGCCCACCCCTGGAGGCCCAGTGGGTGAGGGGCCTCTGCAAAGCCTCACCTGCCTCATTGGGGAAAAAGACCTGCGCCTCCTTGAGAAGCTGGGAGATGGCTCCTTTGGCGTGGTGCGCAGGGGCGAGTGGGACGCCCCTGCAGGGAAGACG GTGAGTGTGGCTGTAAAGTGCCTGAAGCCAGATGTGCTGAGCCAGCCAGAGGCCATGGATGACTTCATCCGGGAGGTCAATGCCATGCATTCACTTGACCACCGAAACCTCATTCGCCTCTATGGTGTAGTGCTTACACCGCCCATGAAGATG GTGACAGAGCTGGCACCTCTGGGATCCCTGTTGGACAGACTACGTAAGCATCAGGGTCACTTCCTCCTGGGGACTCTGAGCCGCTATGCTGTGCAGGTGGCTGAAGGCATGGGCTACCTGGAGTCCAAGCGCTTTATTCACCGTGACCTGGCTGCCCGAAATCTGCTATTGGCTACCCGTGACTTGGTCAAGATTGGGGACTTTGGACTGATGCGAGCACTACCCCAGAATGATGACCACTATGTCATGCAGGAACATCGCAAGGTGCCCTTTGCCTG GTGTGCCCCTGAAAGCCTGAAGACACGTACCTTCTCCCATGCCAGTGACACCTGGATGTTTGGGGTCACATTGTGGGAGATGTTCACCTATGGCCAAGAGCCCTGGATTGGCCTCAATGGCAGTCAG ATCCTGCATAAGATTGATAAGGAGGGGGAGCGACTACCCCGGCCTGAGGACTGCCCCCAGGACATCTATAATGTCATGGTCCAGTGCTGGGCCCATAAGCCAGAAGACAGACCCACGTTTGTGGCCCTGCGGGACTTCCTGCTGGAG gcccagcccactgATATGCGGGCCCTTCAGGACTTTGAGGAACCTGACAAGCTGCACATCCAGATGAATGATGTCATCACTGTCATTGAGGGAAG GGCTGAGAACTACTGGTGGCGTGGACAGAACACACGGACACTGTGCGTGGGACCCTTTCCTCGCAATGTGGTGACCTCCGTGGCTGGCCTGTCAGCCCAGGACATTAGCCAGCCCCTACAGAATAGCTTCATCCACACAGGGCATGGCGACAGTGACCCTCGCCACTGCTGGGGCTTCCCTGACAGGATTGATGA ACTCTATCTGGGAAACCCCATGGATCCTCCCGACCTGCTGAGTGTGGAACTGAGCACCTCCCGACCCACCCAGCACCTAGGAAGGGTGAAAA GGGAGCCTCCACCTCGCCCACCTCAGCCTGCCATCTTCACTCAGAGTAAGTGGGGCTGCTCAGGATGCCTTGGCCCCTGCCCTCGccccctttcttctctcacttctcctctcttcctggaAG AACCAACCTATGACCCTGTGAGTGAGGACCAAGACCTACTATCTGGTGACTTCAAGAGGCTGGGCCTGCGGAAGCCAGGTCTGCCCCGAGGGCTGTGGCTGTCAAAGCCCTCAGCCCGGGTGCCAGGCACCAAGGCAGGCCGAAGCAGTGGTGGCGAGGTCACACTCATTGACTTTGGCGAGGAGCCTGTGATTCCAGCCTCTCGGCCCTGTGCACCCTCTCTGGCACAGCTGGCCATGGACGCCTGCTCCTTGCTGGACAAGACCCCTCCACAGAGTCCTACACGGGCACTGCCACGACCCCTGCATCCCACGCCTGTGGTGGATTGGGATGCACGCCCGCTTCCTCCGCCCCCTACCTATGATGATGTGGCCCAAGACGAAGATGACTTTGAGGTCTGCTCCATCAACAGCACCCTGGTGGGTGCAGGGCTTTCAGCTGGGCCTAGCCAGGGAGAGACCAATTATGCCTTTGTGCCAGAGCAGGGGCGGCTCCCCCCTGCCCTGGAGGACAACCTGTTCCTCCCACCTCAGGGTGGGGGCAAGCCTCCCAGCTTGGCCCAGACCTCAGAGATCTTCCAGGCACTGCAGCAGGAGTGTATGCGGCAGCTGCAGGTCCCAACCGGTTCACTGGCCCCTTCACCCAGCCCAGGGGCTGATGATAAGCCTCAGGTGCCTCCACGGGTGCCCATCCCCCCTCGGCCCACACGCCCACGTGTTGAGCTATCTCCAGCCCCCTCAGGTGAGGAAGAGATAGGTCGTTGGCCTggacctgcctctcctccccgCATACCTCCCCGAGAACCTCTGTCCCCTCAAGGCTCGAGGACCCCCAGCCCCCTGGTACCACCTGGCAGTTCCCCGCTGCCACTCCGGCTCTCAAGCTCACCTGGGAAGACCATGCCCACCACCCAGAGCTTTGCCTCAGACCCCAAGTATGCTACACCCCAGGTGATCCAGGCTCCTGGCCCACGCGCAGGTCCCTGCATCTTGCCCATTGTCCGGGATGGCAAGAAGGTCAGCAACACCCACTATTACTTGTTGCCTGAGCGCCCACCCTACTTGGAGCGCTACCAGCGTTACCTGCACGAGGCCCAGAGCCCTGAAGATCCGGCCCCTCTGCCTGTACCCCTGCTATTGCCCCCGCCCagcaccccagcccctgctgccccCACTGCCACTGTTCGACCAATGCCCCAGGCTGCCCCAGACCCCAAGGCCAACTTCTCCACCAACAACAGCAACCTAGGTGCCCGGCCACCAGCCCTGAGGGCCACTGCTCGGCTTCCACAGAGGGGCTGCCCTGGGGATGGGCCAGAGGCTGGACGGCCAGCAGACAAGATCCAGATG CTACAGGCCATGGTGCATGGGGTGACCACAGAGGAGTGCCAGGCGGCCCTGCAGAGCCACGGCTGGAGCGTGCAGAGGGCTGCCCAGTATCTGAAG GTGGAGCAGCTCTTTGGGCTCGGTCTACGGCCACGAGTGGAGTGCCACAAAGTGCTAGAGATGTTCGACTGGAACCTAGAGCAAGCTGGCTGTCACCTTCTGGGCTCCTGTGGCCCTGCCCACCACAA GCGCTGA
- the Tnk2 gene encoding activated CDC42 kinase 1 isoform X10, whose protein sequence is MTSMLPACPTLNMLRMRTWRRLAWAGPVGQRRLWEAVKRRKAMCKRKSWMSKVFSGKRLEAEFPPHHSQSTFRKPSPTPGGPVGEGPLQSLTCLIGEKDLRLLEKLGDGSFGVVRRGEWDAPAGKTVSVAVKCLKPDVLSQPEAMDDFIREVNAMHSLDHRNLIRLYGVVLTPPMKMVTELAPLGSLLDRLRKHQGHFLLGTLSRYAVQVAEGMGYLESKRFIHRDLAARNLLLATRDLVKIGDFGLMRALPQNDDHYVMQEHRKVPFAWCAPESLKTRTFSHASDTWMFGVTLWEMFTYGQEPWIGLNGSQILHKIDKEGERLPRPEDCPQDIYNVMVQCWAHKPEDRPTFVALRDFLLEAQPTDMRALQDFEEPDKLHIQMNDVITVIEGRAENYWWRGQNTRTLCVGPFPRNVVTSVAGLSAQDISQPLQNSFIHTGHGDSDPRHCWGFPDRIDELYLGNPMDPPDLLSVELSTSRPTQHLGRVKREPPPRPPQPAIFTQSKWGCSGCLGPCPRPLSSLTSPLFLEEPTYDPVSEDQDLLSGDFKRLGLRKPGLPRGLWLSKPSARVPGTKAGRSSGGEVTLIDFGEEPVIPASRPCAPSLAQLAMDACSLLDKTPPQSPTRALPRPLHPTPVVDWDARPLPPPPTYDDVAQDEDDFEVCSINSTLVGAGLSAGPSQGETNYAFVPEQGRLPPALEDNLFLPPQGGGKPPSLAQTSEIFQALQQECMRQLQVPTGSLAPSPSPGADDKPQVPPRVPIPPRPTRPRVELSPAPSGEEEIGRWPGPASPPRIPPREPLSPQGSRTPSPLVPPGSSPLPLRLSSSPGKTMPTTQSFASDPKYATPQVIQAPGPRAGPCILPIVRDGKKVSNTHYYLLPERPPYLERYQRYLHEAQSPEDPAPLPVPLLLPPPSTPAPAAPTATVRPMPQAAPDPKANFSTNNSNLGARPPALRATARLPQRGCPGDGPEAGRPADKIQMLQAMVHGVTTEECQAALQSHGWSVQRAAQYLKVEQLFGLGLRPRVECHKVLEMFDWNLEQAGCHLLGSCGPAHHKR, encoded by the exons ATGACCTCAATGTTACCCGCCTGTCCCACTTTGAATATGTTAAGAATGAGGACCTGGAGAAGATTGGCATGGGCCGGCCCGGTAG GCCAACGACGGCTATGGGAAGCCGTGAAGAGGAGGAAAGCCATGTGCAAACGCAAGTCTTGGATGAGTAAG GTATTCAGTGGAAAGCGACTGGAGGCAGAGTTTCCCCCTCATCACTCTCAGAGCACCTTCCGGAAGCCCTCGCCCACCCCTGGAGGCCCAGTGGGTGAGGGGCCTCTGCAAAGCCTCACCTGCCTCATTGGGGAAAAAGACCTGCGCCTCCTTGAGAAGCTGGGAGATGGCTCCTTTGGCGTGGTGCGCAGGGGCGAGTGGGACGCCCCTGCAGGGAAGACG GTGAGTGTGGCTGTAAAGTGCCTGAAGCCAGATGTGCTGAGCCAGCCAGAGGCCATGGATGACTTCATCCGGGAGGTCAATGCCATGCATTCACTTGACCACCGAAACCTCATTCGCCTCTATGGTGTAGTGCTTACACCGCCCATGAAGATG GTGACAGAGCTGGCACCTCTGGGATCCCTGTTGGACAGACTACGTAAGCATCAGGGTCACTTCCTCCTGGGGACTCTGAGCCGCTATGCTGTGCAGGTGGCTGAAGGCATGGGCTACCTGGAGTCCAAGCGCTTTATTCACCGTGACCTGGCTGCCCGAAATCTGCTATTGGCTACCCGTGACTTGGTCAAGATTGGGGACTTTGGACTGATGCGAGCACTACCCCAGAATGATGACCACTATGTCATGCAGGAACATCGCAAGGTGCCCTTTGCCTG GTGTGCCCCTGAAAGCCTGAAGACACGTACCTTCTCCCATGCCAGTGACACCTGGATGTTTGGGGTCACATTGTGGGAGATGTTCACCTATGGCCAAGAGCCCTGGATTGGCCTCAATGGCAGTCAG ATCCTGCATAAGATTGATAAGGAGGGGGAGCGACTACCCCGGCCTGAGGACTGCCCCCAGGACATCTATAATGTCATGGTCCAGTGCTGGGCCCATAAGCCAGAAGACAGACCCACGTTTGTGGCCCTGCGGGACTTCCTGCTGGAG gcccagcccactgATATGCGGGCCCTTCAGGACTTTGAGGAACCTGACAAGCTGCACATCCAGATGAATGATGTCATCACTGTCATTGAGGGAAG GGCTGAGAACTACTGGTGGCGTGGACAGAACACACGGACACTGTGCGTGGGACCCTTTCCTCGCAATGTGGTGACCTCCGTGGCTGGCCTGTCAGCCCAGGACATTAGCCAGCCCCTACAGAATAGCTTCATCCACACAGGGCATGGCGACAGTGACCCTCGCCACTGCTGGGGCTTCCCTGACAGGATTGATGA ACTCTATCTGGGAAACCCCATGGATCCTCCCGACCTGCTGAGTGTGGAACTGAGCACCTCCCGACCCACCCAGCACCTAGGAAGGGTGAAAA GGGAGCCTCCACCTCGCCCACCTCAGCCTGCCATCTTCACTCAGAGTAAGTGGGGCTGCTCAGGATGCCTTGGCCCCTGCCCTCGccccctttcttctctcacttctcctctcttcctggaAG AACCAACCTATGACCCTGTGAGTGAGGACCAAGACCTACTATCTGGTGACTTCAAGAGGCTGGGCCTGCGGAAGCCAGGTCTGCCCCGAGGGCTGTGGCTGTCAAAGCCCTCAGCCCGGGTGCCAGGCACCAAGGCAGGCCGAAGCAGTGGTGGCGAGGTCACACTCATTGACTTTGGCGAGGAGCCTGTGATTCCAGCCTCTCGGCCCTGTGCACCCTCTCTGGCACAGCTGGCCATGGACGCCTGCTCCTTGCTGGACAAGACCCCTCCACAGAGTCCTACACGGGCACTGCCACGACCCCTGCATCCCACGCCTGTGGTGGATTGGGATGCACGCCCGCTTCCTCCGCCCCCTACCTATGATGATGTGGCCCAAGACGAAGATGACTTTGAGGTCTGCTCCATCAACAGCACCCTGGTGGGTGCAGGGCTTTCAGCTGGGCCTAGCCAGGGAGAGACCAATTATGCCTTTGTGCCAGAGCAGGGGCGGCTCCCCCCTGCCCTGGAGGACAACCTGTTCCTCCCACCTCAGGGTGGGGGCAAGCCTCCCAGCTTGGCCCAGACCTCAGAGATCTTCCAGGCACTGCAGCAGGAGTGTATGCGGCAGCTGCAGGTCCCAACCGGTTCACTGGCCCCTTCACCCAGCCCAGGGGCTGATGATAAGCCTCAGGTGCCTCCACGGGTGCCCATCCCCCCTCGGCCCACACGCCCACGTGTTGAGCTATCTCCAGCCCCCTCAGGTGAGGAAGAGATAGGTCGTTGGCCTggacctgcctctcctccccgCATACCTCCCCGAGAACCTCTGTCCCCTCAAGGCTCGAGGACCCCCAGCCCCCTGGTACCACCTGGCAGTTCCCCGCTGCCACTCCGGCTCTCAAGCTCACCTGGGAAGACCATGCCCACCACCCAGAGCTTTGCCTCAGACCCCAAGTATGCTACACCCCAGGTGATCCAGGCTCCTGGCCCACGCGCAGGTCCCTGCATCTTGCCCATTGTCCGGGATGGCAAGAAGGTCAGCAACACCCACTATTACTTGTTGCCTGAGCGCCCACCCTACTTGGAGCGCTACCAGCGTTACCTGCACGAGGCCCAGAGCCCTGAAGATCCGGCCCCTCTGCCTGTACCCCTGCTATTGCCCCCGCCCagcaccccagcccctgctgccccCACTGCCACTGTTCGACCAATGCCCCAGGCTGCCCCAGACCCCAAGGCCAACTTCTCCACCAACAACAGCAACCTAGGTGCCCGGCCACCAGCCCTGAGGGCCACTGCTCGGCTTCCACAGAGGGGCTGCCCTGGGGATGGGCCAGAGGCTGGACGGCCAGCAGACAAGATCCAGATG CTACAGGCCATGGTGCATGGGGTGACCACAGAGGAGTGCCAGGCGGCCCTGCAGAGCCACGGCTGGAGCGTGCAGAGGGCTGCCCAGTATCTGAAG GTGGAGCAGCTCTTTGGGCTCGGTCTACGGCCACGAGTGGAGTGCCACAAAGTGCTAGAGATGTTCGACTGGAACCTAGAGCAAGCTGGCTGTCACCTTCTGGGCTCCTGTGGCCCTGCCCACCACAA GCGCTGA